A portion of the Microlunatus phosphovorus NM-1 genome contains these proteins:
- a CDS encoding GNAT family N-acetyltransferase — translation MAGLTGRESYQVIGRGGYGHRWPVTLQYGQLELAPMKTRHQGEWERVREVNAGWLRPWEATLPAGARPGPATYPALIRTLGRQAKEGRLLPWLIFLLPDDPRRRPQLVGQLTVSGIVGGSAAWGQIGYWVDQRVAGRGIVPTAVALATDYCFDVLRLHRIEIAIRPENTKSLRVVAKLGFRPEGLRPRYLHIDGDWRDHLVFALNAEEVPGGLLQRWLHLRPPVPGEGR, via the coding sequence ATGGCCGGGCTGACGGGGCGGGAGTCGTACCAGGTCATCGGCCGGGGCGGCTACGGGCACCGATGGCCGGTGACATTGCAATACGGCCAGCTCGAGCTGGCTCCGATGAAGACCCGTCATCAGGGTGAGTGGGAGCGGGTCCGGGAGGTCAATGCCGGCTGGCTGCGCCCCTGGGAGGCGACGTTGCCCGCGGGTGCACGACCAGGTCCGGCTACCTATCCGGCACTGATTCGCACGCTCGGCCGGCAGGCCAAGGAGGGCCGGCTACTGCCGTGGCTGATCTTCCTGTTGCCGGATGATCCGCGTCGCCGGCCGCAGTTGGTCGGGCAACTCACCGTGAGCGGCATTGTGGGCGGGTCGGCCGCCTGGGGGCAGATCGGCTACTGGGTCGACCAGCGGGTGGCAGGGCGGGGGATCGTGCCGACCGCGGTCGCGCTGGCCACTGACTACTGCTTCGACGTGCTGCGGCTGCATCGGATCGAGATCGCGATCCGTCCGGAGAACACCAAGAGCCTGCGGGTGGTGGCCAAGCTCGGGTTCCGGCCGGAGGGCCTGCGGCCTCGCTATCTGCACATCGACGGCGACTGGCGCGACCACCTGGTGTTTGCGCTGAACGCCGAGGAGGTGCCTGGCGGTCTGTTGCAGCGCTGGCTCCACCTGCGGCCGCCAGTACCGGGTGAGGGCCGCTAG
- a CDS encoding PaaI family thioesterase, with amino-acid sequence MPKDAPTQLDLSDLGPYANALGLTVTAASSDEVQATWQVTEALLQPYGLLHGGAHCAVVETLASVAASIWLGPEGRVVGTTNSTDFYRATGTGERLTSTARPLHRGRARQVWRVETYDDSHRLVAAGQVALQNLRA; translated from the coding sequence ATGCCGAAAGACGCGCCCACCCAGCTCGACCTCAGTGATCTTGGTCCGTACGCCAATGCCCTCGGCCTCACGGTGACCGCCGCTAGTTCCGATGAGGTGCAGGCGACCTGGCAAGTCACCGAGGCCCTTCTGCAGCCGTACGGGCTGCTGCACGGCGGCGCTCACTGCGCTGTCGTCGAGACCCTGGCCAGTGTCGCCGCCTCCATCTGGCTCGGCCCTGAAGGCCGGGTGGTCGGCACCACCAACAGCACCGACTTCTATCGGGCCACCGGCACCGGCGAGCGACTCACCTCGACTGCCCGACCGCTGCACCGCGGGCGTGCCCGGCAGGTTTGGCGCGTCGAGACCTACGACGACTCACATCGGCTGGTCGCCGCCGGCCAGGTGGCCCTGCAGAACCTCCGCGCCTGA
- the sepX gene encoding divisome protein SepX/GlpR produces MGTTGVIFGAIAIAWLAYLVPHFVRKRDDEAVVDADDPAERFAQSMRVVQHGTAPLLDQDLSEIGTYEVSTPLTRRAAVADLRRLDTVAALRRRRVLLGLLAALSLVVGLAGAQVLPWWTTAIPGGLLALFFAVSRFSVIAMRRSLDARYTDIMRGGDEVTVFINRAKIKKDTKAADKAVEEAPAESEAKPVAGALWDPVPITVPTYVSKPLAPRTVRTIDLSGPAATFAAAVQHPVIADARPAAAPPTAGELAEESAADERRAASA; encoded by the coding sequence GTGGGGACGACGGGTGTGATCTTCGGAGCGATTGCGATCGCGTGGCTGGCCTATCTCGTGCCCCATTTCGTCCGGAAGCGTGACGACGAGGCGGTCGTTGACGCCGATGATCCAGCCGAGCGTTTTGCCCAGTCGATGCGGGTTGTCCAGCACGGCACGGCTCCGCTGCTGGACCAGGACCTGTCCGAGATCGGGACCTACGAGGTGTCCACTCCACTGACCCGGCGGGCCGCGGTCGCTGACCTGCGGCGACTGGATACGGTGGCGGCGCTGCGGCGGCGTCGGGTGCTGCTGGGGTTGCTGGCGGCGTTGAGCCTGGTGGTCGGTCTGGCCGGCGCTCAGGTGCTCCCGTGGTGGACGACGGCAATCCCTGGCGGCCTGCTGGCCCTGTTCTTTGCGGTGTCCCGTTTCAGCGTGATCGCGATGCGCCGCAGCCTTGATGCCCGGTACACCGACATCATGCGCGGCGGTGACGAGGTCACCGTCTTCATCAATCGGGCCAAGATCAAGAAGGACACCAAGGCTGCTGACAAGGCAGTCGAGGAAGCACCCGCCGAGAGCGAAGCGAAGCCTGTTGCTGGGGCGCTCTGGGACCCGGTGCCGATCACCGTTCCGACCTACGTGTCCAAGCCGTTGGCGCCGCGGACCGTCCGCACCATCGACCTGTCCGGGCCGGCCGCGACCTTTGCCGCCGCCGTACAGCACCCGGTCATCGCCGATGCCCGCCCAGCAGCAGCTCCGCCGACTGCGGGAGAGTTGGCCGAGGAGTCCGCCGCGGACGAACGGCGTGCAGCATCCGCCTAG